In Calothrix sp. PCC 7507, one DNA window encodes the following:
- a CDS encoding ribonuclease R family protein, with protein sequence MEFSIATLLANFTDDKLVARKVLEKKLGCEDEISLQKLHIALDVLETIGILVKERGKYRRVSEEGLIEAKLRCSSKGFCFAIQDVEGAEDIYIRESHLSNAWNGDRVLVRVLKEGSRRRSPEGEVKLILERSNHTLLARIKQVEAGFRAVPLDDRLLFELKLQANTLKLDEAIDHLAHVEVLRYPLAQYPPVGRVVQILGSDAEAAADIDLVTCKHDLSRNFPDSVLEAAAKLPKRLLKADLKSKLDLRNVFTLTIEGVNGNSKLVENAFSLEKTAAGYWRLGFHITDVSHYIQPDEALDREAFKRGKSVYLGELVLPMLPDTVADRCSLAVGSDRLTLSFLITFDPQSGEVEEWEVQPSVINVDTALNKQQAQAILTGQSTNESDQVIQILQDLEKLRKIVKQVRLGRGSLQLNLPPSQNPYYDEGILGAVVVNDVPVRSLLTEFVLLVNQLIASHFSALGVPAIWRVQGTPDAEDVQEMLKLAINLGVELALDADVDIQPLDYQHLTRAFGESPSEQVLTYLLQDTLKPSVYSTTKGSHFGLSLPQYIHFCSPLRRYPDLLLQRVYYALIEQGRDRRNTRVRERVNLRHSSCHDEINWNVLAPELQQELQSDLTRVIIQINDREKEVQEAEADLAGLQKAQLMKQRIGQVFQGVITGVQSYGFFVEIEVPAAEFEISGNPGIPLRVEGLVHVSSLKDDWYEYRARQQALFGRKNRASYRLGDRVAVQVKSVDYYRQQIDLVTVGSDGIPKNLDANNSHDDLSGIYLANGIDPGDLDPYDEDE encoded by the coding sequence ATGGAATTTTCAATCGCTACACTCCTTGCCAATTTCACCGATGATAAATTGGTAGCTCGTAAAGTTTTGGAAAAGAAACTTGGTTGCGAGGATGAAATTAGTTTACAAAAGCTTCACATTGCGTTGGATGTGCTGGAGACGATCGGGATTTTGGTGAAAGAACGTGGTAAGTATCGCCGCGTTTCGGAAGAAGGACTGATCGAAGCAAAACTGCGCTGTTCCAGTAAAGGCTTTTGCTTTGCTATTCAAGATGTAGAAGGAGCCGAGGATATTTACATCCGTGAGAGCCATTTGAGTAATGCTTGGAATGGCGATCGCGTTTTGGTAAGAGTCCTCAAAGAAGGTAGCCGTCGTCGCTCTCCTGAAGGCGAAGTCAAGCTAATTCTGGAACGCTCCAATCACACCTTATTGGCCCGAATTAAACAAGTAGAGGCAGGCTTTCGGGCAGTGCCTTTAGATGATCGATTGCTGTTTGAACTCAAACTGCAAGCCAACACCTTGAAATTGGATGAAGCGATCGATCACTTAGCCCATGTAGAAGTTCTCCGTTACCCCCTAGCACAATATCCCCCAGTGGGTCGTGTGGTACAAATCCTCGGCAGTGATGCAGAAGCTGCTGCTGATATAGATTTGGTAACATGTAAACATGATTTATCACGTAATTTCCCGGATTCAGTGCTAGAAGCGGCCGCCAAGTTGCCCAAAAGGCTTTTAAAAGCAGACCTTAAGAGTAAATTGGATTTGCGTAATGTGTTTACCCTCACCATTGAAGGTGTAAACGGTAACTCCAAGTTGGTGGAAAATGCCTTTAGCTTGGAAAAAACCGCCGCCGGATATTGGCGTTTAGGATTTCACATTACCGATGTTTCTCACTATATTCAACCTGATGAAGCCTTAGACCGGGAAGCTTTCAAAAGAGGTAAGTCGGTTTATCTGGGAGAGTTAGTGCTACCGATGTTGCCAGACACTGTAGCCGATCGCTGTTCTTTAGCAGTGGGAAGCGATCGCTTAACCCTCTCGTTCTTGATTACCTTTGATCCCCAATCAGGAGAAGTGGAGGAATGGGAAGTACAACCCAGCGTCATCAACGTAGATACCGCCCTCAATAAACAACAAGCCCAAGCCATTCTCACAGGTCAATCGACAAATGAATCCGACCAGGTAATTCAGATATTGCAAGACCTGGAAAAATTACGCAAAATAGTGAAACAGGTGCGTTTGGGTCGTGGTAGCTTGCAGCTAAATCTGCCACCTAGCCAAAACCCTTACTATGATGAGGGGATTTTGGGGGCTGTGGTGGTGAATGATGTGCCTGTACGTTCTCTGCTGACAGAGTTTGTGCTATTAGTCAATCAACTAATAGCTAGCCACTTCAGCGCGTTGGGAGTCCCGGCTATTTGGCGAGTCCAAGGCACACCCGATGCTGAAGATGTCCAAGAAATGCTGAAATTGGCGATCAATTTGGGTGTGGAACTGGCACTCGACGCTGATGTAGATATCCAACCCCTAGATTATCAACACTTGACCAGGGCTTTCGGCGAATCTCCATCCGAGCAAGTCCTCACCTACTTGTTGCAAGATACCCTCAAGCCATCTGTATACAGCACCACCAAAGGCTCTCACTTTGGATTGTCACTACCGCAATATATCCACTTCTGTTCTCCTTTGCGGCGGTATCCAGATTTGCTCTTGCAAAGAGTGTACTATGCCCTGATTGAACAAGGACGCGATCGCCGCAACACTAGAGTCCGAGAACGTGTTAACTTGCGTCATTCTTCTTGCCATGATGAAATTAACTGGAATGTCCTCGCCCCAGAATTGCAGCAGGAACTGCAAAGCGATTTGACACGGGTAATTATCCAGATTAATGATCGGGAAAAAGAAGTCCAAGAAGCAGAAGCCGATTTAGCTGGACTGCAAAAAGCCCAACTAATGAAACAGCGTATCGGTCAAGTGTTTCAAGGCGTGATTACTGGTGTGCAATCTTACGGTTTCTTTGTCGAAATTGAAGTACCAGCCGCCGAGTTTGAAATCAGTGGTAATCCGGGTATACCTTTACGGGTAGAAGGGTTGGTACATGTCAGTTCTCTCAAAGATGATTGGTATGAATATCGCGCCAGACAACAAGCACTGTTTGGCCGGAAAAATCGCGCTTCTTATCGATTAGGCGATCGCGTCGCCGTCCAAGTTAAAAGTGTCGATTACTACCGCCAGCAAATCGATTTGGTGACTGTTGGTAGTGACGGCATCCCTAAAAACTTAGACGCCAACAACTCTCACGACGATTTATCAGGCATCTACTTAGCAAACGGGATTGATCCTGGCGACCTAGATCCTTATGACGAGGACGAGTAA
- a CDS encoding shikimate kinase: MSSLLKGVNLYLIGMMGTGKTTIGRLLAQQLSYGFVDTDSIVVQAAGKSINQIFAELGEAAFRQLESDVLAQVCAYTKLTIATGGGIILQRENWGYLHHGLIVWLDAPVELLYTRLLEDTTRPLLQDVDPKGRLRSLLEQRTPLYSQADLRIPISEEETPEQIATRVIETIPSVLK, from the coding sequence GTGAGTAGCTTATTAAAAGGAGTCAATTTATACCTAATTGGGATGATGGGCACTGGTAAGACAACGATAGGACGTTTACTTGCCCAGCAACTAAGTTATGGGTTTGTGGATACTGATAGTATCGTTGTGCAAGCAGCGGGAAAATCTATCAATCAAATATTTGCAGAATTAGGGGAAGCAGCATTCCGCCAGTTGGAAAGCGATGTTCTGGCACAAGTCTGTGCCTATACTAAGTTGACAATTGCTACTGGTGGCGGGATCATTTTGCAAAGAGAAAACTGGGGTTATTTGCACCACGGTTTGATTGTGTGGCTAGATGCGCCAGTAGAATTACTTTACACCCGCCTGCTAGAAGATACTACCAGACCACTCTTGCAAGATGTTGACCCTAAAGGTAGATTGCGATCGCTTCTCGAACAACGAACACCACTTTACTCCCAAGCTGATTTGCGAATCCCTATCAGCGAGGAAGAAACGCCAGAACAAATTGCCACGAGAGTCATCGAAACAATCCCTAGTGTCCTCAAGTAA
- a CDS encoding NB-ARC domain-containing protein, translated as MPSADSHQIEDEFIEAKKSWELEKLYVDLASAKGKALTPVEKKFLRGLLCGCSPAEIAKIVYQSPSSSTVRVYLSNGLYKYIEEMLSNQAGYSVKVKNWSRVTHLLEKAGYKKGWFQLPPVISSVTTNKEEETDLAEHEVAKIRDWGEAIDVSVFYGRMQELILVEKWIVQERCRLIGILGMSGIGKTAFSVKLSAEVQEQFECVIWRSLRFAPPLDVLLHQLLQILYPSLDINIAKTVTGRISQLIDYLRSSRCLLVLDDVDSLLDNGYTTPENPEISNSNPGIKNGSAYFISQIRYRQGYEGYGELIRRLGDSQHQSCVVFTSREKPQELSVLEGETLPVRSLKLTGLNQADSILILNAKGLTNQSEAEFRVLLDWYAGNPLFLKLVATAIQELFGGNLSEFIKQGTVVFGDIRAVLDEQFNRLSQLEKHMMYWLALNQDFISVRNLPKDIIPGISPRMSQRLILEAIELLQRRSLIQRQAFKFSQTPVLMEYVIERLIEENFKLNEEKDAHLFMSHTLFEAHLKNHIRESRLNTEI; from the coding sequence ATGCCATCAGCTGATTCTCATCAAATAGAAGATGAATTTATAGAAGCTAAAAAAAGTTGGGAGTTAGAAAAGTTATACGTAGATTTGGCATCAGCAAAAGGAAAAGCTCTGACACCCGTAGAAAAGAAATTCCTGAGGGGTTTACTTTGTGGTTGTAGTCCGGCAGAGATTGCGAAGATAGTTTATCAAAGTCCAAGTAGCAGTACTGTGAGAGTTTACTTGTCTAATGGACTATATAAATATATAGAGGAAATGCTGAGTAATCAAGCAGGATACTCAGTTAAGGTGAAAAATTGGAGTCGTGTGACTCATTTGTTAGAAAAAGCCGGGTATAAAAAGGGTTGGTTTCAATTACCACCAGTGATTAGTTCTGTCACTACTAACAAAGAAGAAGAGACTGATTTAGCAGAACATGAAGTAGCTAAAATCAGGGATTGGGGTGAAGCAATTGATGTCAGTGTGTTCTATGGACGGATGCAAGAACTGATTCTAGTTGAAAAATGGATTGTGCAAGAACGCTGTCGGTTAATAGGCATTTTGGGCATGAGTGGGATTGGTAAAACTGCTTTTTCTGTCAAGTTGTCAGCAGAAGTTCAAGAGCAGTTTGAATGTGTGATTTGGCGATCGCTACGTTTTGCCCCTCCTCTAGATGTACTTCTACATCAATTGCTACAAATTTTATATCCATCGCTAGATATAAATATTGCCAAAACGGTGACAGGACGAATTTCGCAACTAATTGATTATTTGCGCTCTTCACGTTGTCTGCTGGTATTAGATGATGTTGACTCGCTTCTAGACAATGGTTATACGACACCAGAAAATCCGGAAATATCAAACAGTAACCCAGGTATAAAAAATGGTTCTGCCTACTTTATTTCTCAAATTCGCTACCGTCAGGGTTATGAAGGTTATGGTGAGCTAATTAGGCGTTTGGGAGACTCGCAACATCAAAGCTGTGTAGTATTTACCAGTCGAGAAAAACCTCAAGAACTTTCTGTCCTCGAAGGAGAAACGCTACCTGTCCGCTCTCTGAAATTGACTGGTTTAAATCAAGCAGATAGCATCTTAATTTTGAATGCTAAAGGCTTGACTAACCAATCAGAGGCGGAATTTAGGGTGTTATTAGACTGGTATGCAGGGAACCCGTTATTTTTGAAATTAGTAGCGACGGCGATTCAAGAATTATTTGGTGGCAATCTGTCTGAGTTTATCAAACAAGGGACTGTCGTTTTTGGGGACATTCGCGCCGTTTTAGACGAGCAGTTTAATCGCTTGTCTCAGTTAGAAAAACACATGATGTATTGGCTGGCGCTCAATCAAGATTTTATTTCGGTGCGGAATTTGCCGAAGGATATTATACCAGGGATATCGCCACGAATGTCCCAAAGATTAATCTTAGAAGCTATAGAATTATTGCAAAGGCGATCGCTCATTCAAAGACAAGCATTCAAATTTTCGCAAACTCCAGTTTTAATGGAGTATGTCATTGAGCGTTTAATTGAAGAAAATTTTAAATTAAATGAAGAGAAAGATGCCCACTTATTCATGAGCCATACACTTTTTGAAGCACACCTGAAAAATCATATCAGAGAAAGTCGTCTCAATACGGAGATTTAG
- the ndk gene encoding nucleoside-diphosphate kinase, which yields MERTFLAIKPDGVQRGLVSEIIGRFEKKGFTLVGLKFLTPSKELAEAHYAVHRQRPFFAGLVEFITSGPVVATVWEGEGVIASARKIIGATNPLTAEPGTIRGDFGINIGRNIIHGSDAPETAKSEISLWFKDEELVTWQPELTPWLHE from the coding sequence TTGGAACGCACATTCTTAGCAATTAAACCCGACGGCGTACAGCGCGGACTGGTAAGTGAAATTATCGGGCGCTTTGAAAAAAAAGGTTTTACTCTTGTGGGATTGAAATTCCTCACGCCCAGTAAGGAATTAGCAGAAGCACACTATGCTGTTCACCGACAACGACCCTTTTTTGCAGGTTTAGTGGAATTTATCACTTCTGGCCCTGTCGTAGCGACAGTGTGGGAAGGTGAAGGTGTCATTGCATCGGCTAGAAAAATCATTGGTGCTACTAACCCTTTAACCGCAGAACCAGGAACAATTCGGGGCGATTTCGGCATTAACATTGGACGTAATATCATCCACGGTTCCGATGCGCCAGAAACGGCAAAAAGTGAAATTTCCTTGTGGTTTAAGGATGAAGAATTGGTGACTTGGCAGCCTGAATTGACACCCTGGTTGCACGAGTAG
- a CDS encoding LapA family protein, whose translation MAVIRLILLVAVLGGLTLLLAQNWSPLLSLNFLGIQTQPLPLAIWMLFSTAAGAFTSVFITTLFKLSNYFVGTQRQNRFKSTATPPRTNTTRREEPTPAAPSPPPASKKEYSSSEAFDDWNTDSSNDDWDFEPKPQETSTPKQSAQEFPDSQTYERQQEPKSSSGSGSVYSYNYREPKNTAVGKTESIYDADYRVIIPPYQPPTNNQADEDDDWGFFNDEEDSEDEDKRSRR comes from the coding sequence ATGGCTGTAATTCGCTTAATTCTTTTGGTAGCAGTATTGGGAGGACTAACACTCTTATTAGCTCAAAATTGGTCCCCCCTTCTATCACTAAATTTTCTGGGTATACAGACTCAACCTTTACCACTGGCTATATGGATGTTATTTAGCACCGCTGCTGGTGCTTTTACATCTGTCTTCATCACTACTTTGTTTAAATTATCAAATTATTTTGTGGGGACACAACGCCAAAACCGCTTCAAATCAACAGCGACTCCACCGCGTACTAACACAACTCGTAGAGAAGAACCTACACCTGCTGCTCCTAGTCCACCACCAGCTAGTAAAAAAGAGTACAGTTCCAGTGAGGCATTCGATGACTGGAATACAGATAGCAGCAATGATGATTGGGACTTTGAGCCAAAGCCACAAGAAACATCAACCCCTAAACAATCAGCACAAGAGTTTCCCGATTCTCAAACTTACGAACGTCAACAAGAACCTAAAAGCTCTTCTGGGTCTGGTTCAGTTTACTCCTACAACTACCGTGAACCCAAAAATACTGCTGTCGGCAAAACTGAATCAATTTATGATGCTGATTACCGAGTAATTATCCCTCCTTACCAACCACCGACTAATAATCAAGCTGATGAAGATGATGATTGGGGATTTTTTAACGACGAGGAAGATTCTGAAGATGAGGATAAACGCTCTCGTCGGTGA
- a CDS encoding fibronectin type III domain-containing protein — protein sequence MTSAPQLLTDPFLQLPTDTSVRVVWFTEFQGAKHIVNYGESLANVVWASTTKLSRTREDQRSRVGNQTLDGQSYQQPIQRDIWRHEAEVTGLTPNVRVEYRITSVREDGESINSSVFTLAPKPKSGSPLKILLTSDHQIKPMVAANLQKVVETIGKVDAVWFAGDLVNIPDRASEWFDDRQGGAFFPALQGRAKYIIDQNSVKIPYTGGQIIQHAPMFTCIGNHEVMGRFGGNKSLDDEFNDTIPRAVAQKLFSGKSLKDNSFNTDTYEEIFTLPESKAGGKKYYATTFGDVRLVVLYATNMWRNPRLDAQMKGRYREAEKDLNNPENWGYGQHIYEPITQGSQQYNWLEQELNSPEFKQAKYKVVMFHHPAHTLGDNIVPAYTNPIQIIERDDVGKIKAVRYEYPKDADYLIRDVMPLLEAADVQFVFYGHSHLWNRFVSPSGMHFLETSNVGNSYGAAWGDKKREVPIGYAEDYVVLGDPNGLEPVVPTIAPLLGEDNQPLPYIASNDITVFSIFDTGTGIISSYRFDTRKPESEVVKFDEFKLK from the coding sequence ATGACATCAGCACCTCAGCTGCTGACCGACCCATTTTTGCAACTGCCAACTGATACCTCAGTACGAGTCGTATGGTTTACCGAGTTTCAGGGTGCTAAACACATAGTCAATTATGGTGAAAGTCTTGCTAATGTAGTCTGGGCAAGCACTACAAAACTCAGTCGCACAAGAGAAGACCAGCGATCGCGTGTAGGAAATCAAACTCTCGATGGGCAATCATATCAACAACCCATTCAGCGTGATATTTGGCGACACGAAGCTGAAGTGACTGGGTTGACTCCCAATGTGCGGGTGGAATATCGCATTACGAGTGTGCGAGAAGATGGTGAGAGTATCAACAGCAGCGTTTTTACCCTCGCACCCAAACCAAAATCAGGTTCACCACTAAAAATTTTACTGACCTCAGACCATCAAATCAAACCAATGGTCGCAGCAAATCTGCAAAAGGTAGTAGAAACAATTGGCAAAGTAGATGCAGTTTGGTTTGCTGGTGATTTGGTCAATATTCCAGACCGCGCCTCGGAATGGTTTGATGATAGACAAGGGGGTGCATTTTTTCCGGCTTTGCAAGGTCGCGCCAAATATATCATAGATCAAAATAGTGTAAAGATACCCTACACTGGTGGTCAAATCATTCAACATGCACCAATGTTTACATGTATTGGTAATCATGAAGTGATGGGGCGATTTGGTGGTAATAAAAGTTTAGATGATGAATTTAATGATACTATTCCTCGTGCAGTTGCTCAAAAATTATTCAGCGGTAAATCTCTAAAAGATAATTCTTTTAATACCGATACCTATGAAGAAATTTTCACCTTACCCGAAAGTAAAGCAGGTGGGAAAAAGTATTACGCAACGACCTTTGGTGATGTGCGTTTGGTGGTACTTTATGCCACTAATATGTGGCGGAATCCCCGCTTAGATGCACAGATGAAGGGTAGATATCGAGAAGCAGAAAAAGATTTAAATAATCCTGAAAATTGGGGTTATGGACAACATATTTATGAACCAATTACTCAAGGTAGTCAACAGTATAATTGGCTAGAACAAGAACTCAACAGCCCTGAATTTAAACAAGCAAAATATAAAGTAGTGATGTTCCATCATCCAGCACATACCCTTGGTGATAATATCGTCCCTGCTTATACAAATCCCATACAAATAATTGAACGGGATGATGTTGGTAAGATTAAAGCCGTGCGTTATGAGTATCCCAAAGACGCAGATTATCTTATTCGTGATGTTATGCCTTTACTAGAGGCGGCTGATGTGCAATTCGTTTTTTATGGACATTCTCATTTATGGAATCGTTTTGTTAGTCCTAGTGGAATGCACTTTTTAGAAACATCTAATGTAGGTAATTCTTATGGTGCTGCTTGGGGTGATAAAAAGCGAGAAGTGCCAATTGGATATGCAGAAGATTATGTTGTCCTGGGCGATCCTAATGGGTTAGAACCAGTAGTACCAACAATTGCCCCTTTATTAGGTGAAGATAATCAACCTTTGCCTTACATTGCCAGTAACGATATTACAGTTTTTAGCATTTTCGACACTGGCACAGGGATAATTAGCAGCTATCGTTTTGATACCCGCAAGCCAGAGTCTGAGGTTGTTAAGTTTGATGAATTTAAGTTGAAATAA
- a CDS encoding flavin prenyltransferase UbiX has translation MSNNTKPLILGISGASGLIYAVRALKFLLAADYEIELVASKSTYMVWQAEQNVRMPPEPLQQEQFWREQAGVALSGKLRCHPWSDVGANIASGSFRTLGMIVMPCSMSTVAKLSVGWSSDLLERAADVQLKEGRKLVIVPRETPFSLIHLRNLTALAEAGVRVVPAIPGWYHHPQTIEDLVDFVVARVLDQLDIDCIPIQRWQGRR, from the coding sequence GTGTCAAATAATACAAAACCCCTTATTTTAGGTATATCAGGTGCATCTGGTCTAATTTACGCTGTGCGCGCACTCAAATTTCTCTTAGCCGCAGACTATGAGATTGAACTAGTTGCCTCCAAATCAACCTACATGGTTTGGCAAGCAGAGCAGAACGTCCGGATGCCACCAGAACCCCTACAACAAGAGCAATTCTGGCGAGAGCAAGCCGGAGTTGCACTTTCAGGTAAACTCCGTTGTCATCCTTGGAGTGATGTGGGAGCCAATATTGCTAGCGGCTCCTTTCGCACCTTGGGGATGATTGTCATGCCATGCAGTATGAGTACTGTCGCCAAATTATCAGTAGGCTGGAGTTCTGACCTACTAGAAAGGGCTGCGGATGTCCAACTCAAAGAAGGTCGAAAGCTGGTAATTGTCCCCCGTGAAACTCCTTTTAGTCTGATTCACCTGCGTAACCTAACTGCTTTGGCAGAAGCTGGCGTGAGAGTTGTCCCCGCCATTCCTGGTTGGTATCACCACCCCCAAACCATCGAGGATTTAGTAGATTTTGTTGTAGCCCGTGTTTTAGATCAACTGGATATTGACTGCATTCCCATTCAGCGATGGCAAGGTCGTCGTTAA